A genomic region of Rhizobium sp. ARZ01 contains the following coding sequences:
- a CDS encoding ABC transporter ATP-binding protein, translating into MSNIDTGSTVRSFVALKGVTKRFGPVVANRSVDIDVATGEVLALVGENGAGKSTIVNMLAGLLRPDEGSISVNGQETNLTSPTASIAAGIGVVHQHYVLVPTLSALENIALQMTEYGLGRIDRNGLATAVLRVSTSLGFAFDLDAKVEDMDVAHQQRIEIVKALMREVRLLILDEPTAVLGANDREKLFETIGRLKARGTSVILITHKLDDIFQAADRVVVLKAGAVSLSCSVSDTDPKGIIRAMVGDVGNNAIADIVDGGGTLVVERQAKEACCSVKAASLLRANGSLAVSDLSLDVHFGEILAVAGVDGNGQSEFVRCLAGLARPFSGHVDCLGVSSSSTGWNTAFLRSVGVSHIPEDRRRSGIVGAMSLADNYLLGHLHNPEFVRHGFIDRRKLGVVTTQMLKDYEVRARGPSDPIANLSGGNQQKLVLARELAGEPKLILAAHPSRGLDIKTIRFVHKLLADARAEGKAVIFQSSDIDEILTLADRILVFAGGRAFGPVDCRGLSRKQVGAWIAGQEDLP; encoded by the coding sequence TTGTCGAACATCGATACTGGTTCCACAGTGCGGAGCTTCGTTGCCCTCAAGGGAGTCACGAAGCGCTTCGGACCCGTCGTCGCCAACCGGTCCGTGGATATCGATGTTGCCACCGGTGAAGTTCTCGCCCTCGTTGGCGAGAATGGCGCGGGCAAATCGACAATCGTGAATATGCTCGCCGGTCTGTTGAGGCCGGACGAGGGGTCGATTTCCGTCAACGGACAGGAAACAAATCTGACGAGCCCCACAGCTTCCATTGCTGCTGGCATCGGCGTTGTTCATCAGCACTACGTGCTGGTGCCGACGCTATCAGCGCTCGAGAACATTGCGCTCCAGATGACCGAGTATGGTCTAGGTCGCATTGATCGAAACGGGCTTGCCACGGCCGTCCTCCGCGTATCGACTTCGCTCGGCTTCGCGTTCGACCTCGACGCCAAAGTAGAAGACATGGACGTGGCGCATCAACAGCGCATCGAGATCGTCAAAGCATTGATGCGTGAGGTCCGGCTCCTGATACTGGATGAGCCAACAGCCGTCCTCGGAGCCAACGATCGAGAGAAGCTTTTTGAGACAATAGGGCGACTGAAGGCACGCGGAACGTCCGTTATCCTTATCACCCACAAGCTTGATGATATTTTCCAGGCCGCGGACAGGGTGGTGGTCCTTAAAGCAGGCGCGGTCTCTCTCTCATGCTCGGTGTCCGATACGGATCCGAAAGGTATCATAAGAGCTATGGTTGGTGATGTCGGCAATAACGCGATTGCCGACATTGTCGATGGTGGAGGCACGCTTGTTGTCGAGCGTCAGGCCAAGGAGGCGTGTTGCTCCGTCAAAGCGGCCTCGCTGCTGCGGGCAAATGGCTCGCTTGCGGTGAGCGACCTGTCGCTCGATGTCCACTTTGGTGAGATCCTGGCAGTGGCTGGTGTTGACGGGAATGGCCAGAGTGAGTTCGTGCGCTGCCTGGCAGGGCTAGCGAGGCCATTCTCGGGGCATGTTGACTGCCTGGGAGTTTCGTCGAGCTCAACTGGCTGGAACACTGCATTTCTCAGGAGCGTCGGCGTCAGCCATATTCCAGAAGACCGTCGCAGATCAGGTATTGTCGGAGCGATGTCGCTCGCGGACAATTATCTCTTAGGCCATCTTCATAATCCCGAGTTTGTTCGACATGGTTTTATTGATCGGCGAAAGCTGGGCGTCGTTACGACGCAAATGCTCAAGGACTATGAAGTTCGCGCCAGAGGACCTTCTGACCCAATAGCGAACCTGTCTGGCGGCAACCAACAAAAGTTGGTCCTGGCGCGCGAGCTTGCCGGAGAGCCGAAGCTCATACTGGCTGCCCATCCCTCTCGTGGACTTGACATCAAGACAATCCGGTTCGTGCACAAGCTACTTGCTGACGCGCGTGCGGAAGGCAAAGCGGTGATTTTCCAGTCGTCGGATATCGATGAAATCCTCACTCTTGCGGACAGGATCCTTGTCTTTGCCGGCGGTCGTGCTTTCGGGCCTGTCGATTGTCGAGGGCTCAGCCGCAAGCAGGTGGGAGCCTGGATTGCCGGGCAGGAGGATCTGCCATGA
- a CDS encoding ABC transporter permease: protein MTGASSNVRAAGAIVSLVALVVAAIAITDADPLSVMTEVVQRALFTRAGFLEALLRAIPLTIMGLGVALAFRAKVFNIGMDGQLIAGSVLAVLVAPFLPLGPIGLFLLILVGMIGGGIWGRIAGELKSRCGGNEIIATIMLNYVAIQILSWLVRGPLQEAAKIIPRTDLIDAAFRLPVLLPGTRLHAGLIIALLSVAIIAAFMSKTRFGFKLSVVGSSSSVAQYAGIRPGSVASLALLLSGAMAGLAGIVEVSGLYGRLQEGFAPGFGIAAIAVALVARLNPLLIPFSAFGFSLLYAGLGSLARKGTVPFPIINIIEAAIILIFLASSVMSTRAKEVNGHG, encoded by the coding sequence ATGACGGGGGCCAGTTCAAATGTTCGCGCGGCCGGGGCAATCGTTTCTCTTGTTGCTTTGGTCGTTGCGGCCATCGCCATTACCGACGCCGATCCCTTGTCTGTCATGACCGAAGTGGTGCAACGTGCGCTTTTCACGCGGGCGGGCTTTCTGGAAGCATTGCTGCGCGCAATACCCTTGACGATCATGGGCCTGGGTGTCGCTCTCGCGTTCCGGGCGAAGGTCTTTAATATCGGTATGGACGGCCAGTTGATTGCTGGGAGTGTGCTGGCCGTACTTGTGGCGCCCTTTCTGCCCTTAGGGCCGATTGGCCTGTTTCTACTTATTCTAGTCGGCATGATTGGCGGCGGTATCTGGGGTAGAATCGCGGGTGAGCTGAAATCGCGATGCGGAGGCAATGAAATCATCGCGACAATCATGCTGAACTATGTCGCGATCCAGATCCTATCCTGGTTGGTGAGAGGGCCCTTGCAGGAAGCGGCAAAGATCATCCCACGAACTGATTTGATCGATGCTGCATTTCGGCTGCCAGTACTTCTGCCGGGGACGAGACTCCACGCCGGTCTGATCATTGCGCTTCTGTCTGTCGCGATCATCGCGGCGTTCATGTCGAAGACGCGTTTCGGTTTCAAGCTGTCGGTGGTCGGCTCCAGCAGTTCCGTTGCTCAGTATGCAGGGATCCGGCCAGGCTCGGTAGCGAGCCTCGCCCTGTTGCTGTCAGGTGCCATGGCGGGCCTTGCAGGCATAGTCGAAGTTTCGGGTCTCTACGGCCGCCTGCAGGAGGGCTTTGCGCCCGGCTTCGGAATTGCTGCGATTGCAGTCGCGCTGGTGGCTCGACTGAATCCCCTGCTGATCCCGTTTTCGGCCTTCGGCTTCTCGCTTCTCTATGCCGGTCTGGGATCTCTCGCGCGCAAAGGTACAGTACCGTTCCCCATTATCAACATCATCGAGGCCGCGATTATCCTTATCTTCCTTGCCTCCTCTGTCATGTCTACGCGCGCCAAGGAGGTGAACGGGCATGGATGA
- a CDS encoding ABC transporter permease, with protein MDEILLVSSLLAAGIRLAVPIAFASIGETISQRAGVINVGIEGIMLVGAFVAVWLTVISGNAWIGLFAAVVAGMVMAAIHAYFAVILKVEQIVAGIALLFFGLGISGYGFRLTIGAWGTAVPVPGFEQLNVLGMANVPVVGPILFGQHALVYVMVGLTVLIAWMLRATRLGLIIKGAGDYPNAIDAVGINVDRTRIICTVASGAFAAVGGAFLSTAHLWGFVEGMTAGRGFLAIACVVFGRWNPVLGVIIALIFGIADAAQIRLQSYFPGIPYQFFVIVPYLVAILSIAIGSRRARTPAALGVPFRKAV; from the coding sequence ATGGATGAAATCTTGCTGGTCAGTTCACTGCTTGCGGCTGGTATCCGGTTGGCTGTGCCGATTGCGTTCGCGTCTATAGGCGAGACCATCTCGCAGCGGGCAGGCGTGATTAATGTCGGCATCGAAGGCATCATGCTGGTGGGTGCCTTCGTCGCGGTGTGGCTGACGGTGATATCAGGAAATGCGTGGATAGGGTTGTTCGCCGCTGTCGTGGCCGGCATGGTCATGGCCGCGATCCACGCCTATTTTGCAGTCATACTCAAGGTCGAACAGATTGTTGCCGGTATAGCTCTGCTGTTTTTTGGGCTGGGTATTTCCGGGTACGGATTTCGTCTGACAATAGGCGCTTGGGGTACAGCTGTGCCAGTACCGGGGTTCGAGCAGTTGAATGTCCTGGGGATGGCGAACGTCCCCGTCGTAGGACCAATCCTGTTCGGGCAACATGCGCTCGTCTATGTGATGGTTGGACTTACGGTCCTCATTGCCTGGATGCTGCGTGCAACACGGCTCGGCCTTATCATCAAGGGGGCCGGAGACTATCCGAACGCCATCGATGCTGTCGGGATCAATGTGGATAGAACACGGATAATCTGCACTGTGGCAAGTGGCGCTTTTGCCGCTGTCGGAGGCGCATTCCTCTCCACGGCGCATCTTTGGGGCTTTGTCGAGGGGATGACGGCGGGGCGAGGCTTCCTAGCAATAGCGTGCGTGGTCTTCGGCAGGTGGAATCCGGTGTTGGGAGTGATCATTGCGCTGATCTTTGGTATCGCCGATGCCGCACAGATCAGGTTGCAATCCTACTTTCCAGGTATTCCCTACCAGTTCTTCGTCATCGTTCCCTATTTGGTAGCCATTCTATCGATCGCCATCGGATCGAGACGTGCGAGGACACCGGCTGCATTGGGTGTCCCGTTCCGCAAGGCGGTTTGA
- a CDS encoding Re/Si-specific NAD(P)(+) transhydrogenase subunit alpha, with amino-acid sequence MRIGTPREIFAGEARVAMTPDSALQLQKLGHECVIEAGAGRSAGFSDDAYRAAGVTVVDDASALFAIADVVTKVRPPAPSEIARLLSGQTLISFFYSAQNGELLARARVSGATVIAMDMVPRISRAQKMDALSSMANIAGYRAVIEAGNNFGRFFTGQVTAAGKIPPAKVLVIGAGVAGLAAIGTSVSLGAITYAFDVRPEVAEQIESMGAEFVFLDFAEQQDGAATGGYAAPSSPEFREKQLAKFRELAPEIDIVITTALIPGRDAPKLWLADMVAAMKPGSVVVDLAAERGGNCELTVADQKVVSDNGVTVVGYTDFPSRMAAQASMLYANNIRHMLADLTPGKDGVIVHNMEDDVIRGATVAHKGAITYPPPPPKVQAIAAQKPQEKAKELTPEEKRAQELAAFKAQTKNQVGLLAVGTALLLLVGAYAPASFMSHFVVFMLACFVGFQVIWNVSHSLHTPLMAVTNAISGIVILGALLQIGSGNRLVVLLASLSVLIATINIVGGFLVTRRMLAMFQKS; translated from the coding sequence TTGAGGATCGGGACACCGAGGGAAATCTTTGCCGGCGAGGCGCGTGTTGCAATGACGCCGGACTCGGCGCTGCAATTGCAGAAGCTTGGGCATGAGTGCGTGATCGAGGCCGGGGCGGGCCGGTCGGCGGGCTTTTCCGACGACGCCTATCGCGCCGCCGGCGTGACGGTCGTCGATGATGCGAGCGCGCTCTTCGCCATTGCCGATGTGGTCACCAAGGTGCGGCCGCCGGCGCCGTCCGAGATTGCGCGCCTATTGTCTGGCCAAACGCTGATCTCCTTCTTTTATTCGGCCCAGAACGGAGAGCTCTTGGCGCGCGCTCGCGTCAGCGGGGCAACCGTCATCGCCATGGACATGGTGCCGCGCATTTCCCGCGCCCAGAAGATGGACGCGCTGTCGTCGATGGCCAACATCGCCGGCTACCGCGCCGTCATCGAGGCCGGCAACAATTTTGGTCGCTTCTTCACCGGCCAGGTGACCGCCGCCGGCAAGATCCCGCCGGCCAAGGTGCTGGTGATCGGCGCGGGTGTCGCCGGTCTGGCGGCGATCGGCACCAGCGTCTCGCTCGGCGCCATCACCTATGCCTTTGACGTGCGCCCGGAAGTGGCCGAGCAGATCGAATCGATGGGCGCCGAGTTTGTCTTCCTCGACTTCGCCGAGCAGCAGGATGGCGCGGCCACCGGCGGCTATGCCGCCCCGTCCTCGCCGGAGTTTCGTGAAAAGCAGCTCGCCAAGTTCCGCGAACTCGCACCTGAGATCGACATCGTCATCACGACGGCGCTGATCCCGGGCCGCGATGCGCCAAAGCTGTGGCTTGCCGACATGGTGGCGGCGATGAAGCCCGGCTCGGTGGTCGTCGACCTCGCCGCCGAGCGCGGCGGCAACTGCGAGCTGACGGTGGCCGACCAGAAGGTGGTCTCGGACAACGGTGTCACCGTCGTCGGCTACACCGATTTCCCGAGCCGCATGGCCGCTCAGGCCTCAATGCTCTATGCCAACAACATCCGCCACATGCTGGCCGACCTGACGCCGGGCAAGGACGGCGTCATCGTGCACAACATGGAGGACGACGTCATCCGCGGCGCGACGGTGGCCCATAAGGGCGCGATCACCTATCCGCCGCCGCCGCCGAAGGTCCAGGCGATCGCCGCGCAGAAGCCGCAAGAAAAGGCCAAGGAGCTTACTCCGGAGGAGAAGCGCGCGCAGGAACTGGCCGCCTTCAAGGCGCAGACGAAGAACCAGGTCGGCCTTTTGGCCGTCGGCACGGCGCTGCTGCTTCTCGTCGGCGCCTATGCGCCGGCGAGCTTCATGAGCCATTTCGTCGTCTTCATGCTCGCCTGCTTCGTCGGCTTCCAGGTGATTTGGAACGTCTCGCATTCGCTGCACACGCCGCTGATGGCGGTGACGAACGCCATTTCCGGCATCGTCATCCTCGGTGCGCTCCTGCAGATCGGCTCCGGCAACCGGCTGGTCGTGCTCTTGGCGTCGCTGTCGGTGCTGATCGCCACGATCAACATCGTCGGCGGGTTCTTGGTGACGCGACGCATGCTCGCCATGTTCCAGAAGTCGTGA
- a CDS encoding NAD(P)(+) transhydrogenase (Re/Si-specific) subunit beta, whose translation MTIGIVSAAYLAAAVLFILSLGGLSGQESAKRAVWYGITGMALAVVATVFGPGVGHRGIIVLMIAGGSLMGYYVAARVQMTEMPQLVAALHSFVGLAAVFIGFNAELELGTVLELKAAGGDLSKLAGFAEKLAPKDAVEIAILKVEVFLGVFIGAVTFTGSVIAFCKLAGKVDGKARKLPGGHLLNATAALASLVLLVVFCNGAAIWALVLMTLLAFFIGYHLIMGIGGADMPVVVSMLNSYSGWAAAAIGFTLGNDLLIVTGALVGSSGAILSYIMCKAMNRSFISVILGGFGGTTGPSMEIVGEQIAIDADGVASALNEADSVVIVPGYGMAVAQAQQAVSELTRKLRASGKTVRFAIHPVAGRLPGHMNVLLAEAKVPYDIVLEMDEINEDFPTTDVVIVIGSNDIVNPAAQEDPNSPIAGMPVLEVWKAKQVFVSKRGQGTGYSGIENPLFYKDNTRMFYGDARESISKLLPAV comes from the coding sequence ATGACGATCGGTATCGTTTCGGCTGCCTATCTGGCAGCAGCAGTTCTGTTCATCCTCTCTCTCGGCGGCTTGTCCGGCCAGGAGAGCGCCAAGCGCGCCGTCTGGTATGGCATAACAGGCATGGCGCTGGCGGTTGTCGCCACCGTGTTCGGCCCCGGCGTCGGCCATCGGGGTATCATCGTCTTGATGATCGCCGGCGGTTCGCTGATGGGCTACTACGTCGCTGCCCGCGTGCAGATGACAGAAATGCCGCAGCTGGTGGCGGCGCTCCACTCCTTCGTCGGTTTGGCCGCCGTCTTCATCGGTTTCAACGCCGAGCTGGAACTCGGCACCGTGCTGGAGCTCAAGGCCGCCGGTGGCGACCTTAGCAAACTCGCCGGGTTTGCCGAGAAGCTCGCCCCAAAGGATGCGGTCGAGATTGCCATACTTAAGGTCGAGGTGTTCCTTGGCGTCTTCATCGGCGCGGTGACCTTCACCGGTTCGGTGATCGCCTTTTGCAAGCTCGCCGGCAAGGTCGACGGCAAGGCGAGGAAGTTGCCCGGCGGGCATCTTCTCAATGCCACAGCCGCGCTTGCCTCGCTGGTTCTCCTGGTGGTGTTCTGCAACGGCGCCGCGATATGGGCGTTGGTTCTCATGACGCTGCTCGCCTTCTTCATCGGCTACCACCTGATTATGGGTATCGGCGGCGCCGACATGCCCGTCGTCGTCTCGATGCTCAACAGCTATTCCGGCTGGGCGGCGGCGGCGATCGGCTTCACGCTCGGCAACGATCTTTTGATCGTCACCGGCGCGCTGGTCGGCTCGTCGGGTGCGATCCTCTCCTACATCATGTGCAAGGCGATGAACCGCTCGTTCATCTCGGTCATCCTCGGCGGCTTCGGCGGCACAACCGGCCCATCGATGGAGATCGTCGGCGAGCAGATCGCGATCGACGCCGACGGCGTCGCTTCCGCCCTCAACGAGGCCGACAGCGTCGTCATCGTGCCGGGCTACGGCATGGCTGTGGCGCAGGCTCAACAGGCCGTTTCCGAACTCACGCGCAAGCTGCGTGCGTCCGGCAAGACTGTCCGCTTCGCCATCCACCCGGTGGCCGGCCGGCTTCCGGGGCACATGAACGTGCTGCTCGCTGAGGCCAAAGTGCCCTATGACATTGTCTTGGAAATGGACGAGATCAACGAGGACTTCCCGACGACCGACGTCGTCATCGTCATCGGCTCGAACGACATCGTCAACCCGGCCGCCCAGGAAGACCCGAACTCGCCGATCGCCGGCATGCCGGTGCTTGAGGTGTGGAAGGCCAAGCAGGTGTTCGTCTCCAAGCGTGGCCAGGGCACCGGCTATTCCGGCATCGAGAACCCGCTGTTCTACAAGGACAACACCCGCATGTTCTACGGTGACGCCCGCGAGTCGATCAGCAAGCTTCTACCCGCTGTTTGA
- a CDS encoding DUF3991 domain-containing protein: MFLDNIPFPSAAEAVASLVGFQLSRPEWRPSRSSETGENIGERWRGRRVPSPGSGAWRYLCRVRWIPTGVVRQAIREGVLREGPFGSMWAALVDSDGHVVGWEERGPDWRGFSTRGSKVLSGSDRAMPLAFASQKPRSTR, translated from the coding sequence ATGTTTCTCGACAACATTCCTTTTCCGTCGGCGGCAGAAGCAGTCGCGTCGCTCGTCGGGTTTCAGCTGTCTCGGCCGGAGTGGAGGCCGTCGCGGTCCTCGGAGACGGGAGAAAACATCGGCGAGCGTTGGCGAGGCCGGCGCGTCCCCTCGCCCGGATCCGGTGCCTGGCGCTACCTCTGCCGGGTACGCTGGATTCCGACAGGCGTCGTCCGGCAGGCAATCCGAGAAGGTGTCCTCCGAGAAGGACCTTTCGGAAGCATGTGGGCGGCTCTTGTCGATAGCGACGGGCACGTCGTAGGTTGGGAGGAGCGCGGTCCCGACTGGCGCGGCTTTTCGACCAGAGGATCAAAGGTTCTGTCCGGTTCGGACCGAGCGATGCCACTCGCCTTTGCGTCACAGAAGCCGCGATCGACGCGATGA
- a CDS encoding toprim domain-containing protein, whose product MSLAAIEGSREHTLYLSTGGDWSPATDAALGVLAARPGLKLVAATDSNSQGEVYADRLRAIAENVGSDWQRLRPPADDWNEALQNKEKENRERRTKREEKRAACAPVASREASPGVRRPLTRPDTRSATRKGP is encoded by the coding sequence ATGAGCCTTGCAGCCATCGAAGGTTCGCGGGAGCACACGCTCTATCTCAGTACCGGCGGGGATTGGTCGCCGGCAACAGACGCAGCTCTTGGCGTACTGGCTGCGCGACCGGGGCTTAAGCTTGTCGCCGCCACCGATTCCAATTCTCAAGGGGAGGTCTACGCCGACCGGCTGCGCGCCATTGCGGAGAACGTCGGCAGTGACTGGCAGCGTCTCCGGCCGCCGGCAGACGACTGGAACGAGGCTCTCCAGAACAAGGAAAAGGAAAATCGGGAAAGAAGGACGAAGAGGGAAGAGAAGCGTGCCGCATGCGCGCCGGTCGCGTCAAGGGAGGCTTCGCCCGGCGTGCGCCGGCCCTTGACCCGGCCGGACACGAGGTCGGCAACGCGGAAGGGGCCATGA